In one window of Amblyomma americanum isolate KBUSLIRL-KWMA chromosome 9, ASM5285725v1, whole genome shotgun sequence DNA:
- the LOC144105530 gene encoding uncharacterized protein LOC144105530 — protein sequence MNSFTAMAFVVGVVLLTFLQLSSASVQTPSLKPCSGNDTSSIAEIKNLTVTDLQPGKRTTFNYTLALKDKLPENSKVKFDIKSGGEKVPCIFGFGSCEYNLCGGNDKIGTQISKPWNSKCPATAETSENSVQVTIPSVANKFIKSPDFHVKIQAENKGTTLLCVEFDVKVQKN from the exons ATGAACAGTTTTACAGCTATGGCGTTCGTCGTCGGAGTCGTCCTTCTTACGTTCCTGCAGCTCAGCTCTGCGTCCGTGCAAACGCCAAGCTTGAAGCCTTGTTCAG GAAACGATACGAGCAGCATTGCTGAAATCAAGAACCTTACTGTGACCGACCTCCAGCCTGGCAAAAGGACGACTTTCAACTATACGCTGGCGCTGAAGGACAAACTGCCGGAGAACTCGAAGGTGAAATTCGACATTAAATCTGGAGGCGAAAAGGTGCCCTGCATATTTGGCTTCGGATCGTG TGAGTACAACCTTTGTGGAGGCAACGATAAAATCGGGACGCAAATCTCCAAACCCTGGAACAGCAAGTGCCCCGCAACAGCTGAAACTAGCGAGAACTCCGTGCAAGTGACCATTCCAAGCGTAGCGAATAAATTTATAAAG AGCCCCGATTTCCACGTAAAAATTCAGGCGGAAAATAAAGGAACCACTCTGCTGTGTGTTGAATTCGATGTCAAGGTTCAGAAAAACTAA